CCCCGCTCCTCGCGGGCGGCGCCGACCGCTGGCGGGAGTCGCTCGCCGCCACCGGCCCCGGGACGCCCCTGCCGGCCGCCCTGGAGGGCTCGATCGCCGCCTCCCTGACCCCCGAGGACGAGGAGGCGGCGGAGGCGCTGCGCTGGACCCGGGGGCTGCTGCGCGCCTCCGCCGAGGACCCGGCGCTGCGGGCGGTCTGGTACCGGGTCAACCAGGAGTCGGAGGAGCGGCTGCGGGAGGTCCTGGCGGAGCTGGCCGGACCGACGGCCGACCCGCTGGAGGTACGGCTCGCCGCGGCGGCCGCCACCGACGCGATCCGCCTCGCCCTGGAGAGCTGGGCGGAGTCCGACGCGCCCGTCGACGGCCCCGGCTCCCCCGCCGCCCTCGCCCTGCGCTGCCTGCGCGAGCTGATGGGCGGCGTACGGCTGTGGAACCAGGCCCTAGCGGAGTGACCGGCCCATCAGGACGTCGTCGACGGGCGCGCCCCCGACGATGAACTCGCCCGGCAGGACGCCCTCCACCGCGAAGCCCTCGGCCTCGTAGAGCGCGCGGGCGGGGACGTTGTGCCCGAGGACCCGCAGGGTGATCCGGGTGGCGCCGTCGGCCCGGGCCTTCGCCAGGGCGGCCCGCAGCAGGGCGCGCCCCACCCCCTGGCCGCGCGCCTCGCCGGCGACGGCCAGGCCCTGGACCTGGCGGACGTGGGCGTTCGAGTCGAGCGGCGTCGGCCGCGCCACCCGCACGTACCCGAGGAGGACGCCGGACCGTTCGGCGACCAGGTAGTCCGCGGGCCGGTGGCGCTCGTCGAAGAAGGGCGGGTGCGGCTCCGAGGGTGGCGGCAGCACCGCGTGCAGCGGCGACCAGACGGCCCGGTCCAGGGCGCCCAGCGGCTCGGCGTCGCCCGGCTGGGCGGCTCGGATCACGAAGGTCTCCGGCGCGGTCATGCGAGCCACTCTGCCACGCCGGGACCGCACCGGGCAGGATGGGCGCATGCAGCCTTCCGCCCACCGCAAGCGCGTCGCCGTCACCGGGGCCTCCGGTCTCATCGGGGCCGCCCTCGTCCGCTCCCTGCGCGCCGACGGGCACGACGTCCTCCGGCTCGTCCGCCGGCCCGCCAGGACCGCCGACGAGGTCGAGTGGGACCCGAAGCGGCTGTACGTGGACTCGGCCGGGCTCGTCGGCGTGGACGCCGTGGTGCACCTGGCGGGCGCCGGCGTCGGCGAGCGCCGGTGGAACGAGGCGTACAAGAAGGAGATCCGGGACAGCCGGGTGCTCGGCACCGCCGCGATCGCACAGGCGCTCGCCGGGCTCGCCGAGCCGCCGGAGACGCTGGTCTGCGGCACGGCCCTCGGCTGGTACGGCGACACCGGCAGCCGCGCGGTGGACGAGAGCGCCCCGGCCGGCACCGGCTTCCTGCCCTCGGTGTGCGTGGAGTGGGAGGCCGCCGCGGCCCCCGCCGAGGAGGCCGGGATCCGGGTGACGTACGCCCGCACCGGACTGGTGGTGGCCCGTCAGGGCGGGGCCTGGGGACGGCTGTTCCCCCTCTTCCGGGCCGGACTCGGCGGACGGATGGGCGACGGCGGCCAGTACTGGTCCTTCATCTCGCTCCACGACGAGGTCGCCGCGCTGCGGCACCTGATGGACACTCCGGAGCTCTCCGGGCCGGTGAACCTCACCGCGCCCGAGCCGGTCACCAACCGCGAGGTGACCGCCGCCATGGGCCGGGTGCTGCGCCGC
The Streptomyces roseofulvus genome window above contains:
- a CDS encoding TetR/AcrR family transcriptional regulator, which encodes MTKRPGPAPSTPSLTQRRKAATQLDIARAAAELFTEHGPDGTTAESIALRSGVALRTFYRYFRSKQDAVAPLLAGGADRWRESLAATGPGTPLPAALEGSIAASLTPEDEEAAEALRWTRGLLRASAEDPALRAVWYRVNQESEERLREVLAELAGPTADPLEVRLAAAAATDAIRLALESWAESDAPVDGPGSPAALALRCLRELMGGVRLWNQALAE
- a CDS encoding TIGR01777 family oxidoreductase, which gives rise to MQPSAHRKRVAVTGASGLIGAALVRSLRADGHDVLRLVRRPARTADEVEWDPKRLYVDSAGLVGVDAVVHLAGAGVGERRWNEAYKKEIRDSRVLGTAAIAQALAGLAEPPETLVCGTALGWYGDTGSRAVDESAPAGTGFLPSVCVEWEAAAAPAEEAGIRVTYARTGLVVARQGGAWGRLFPLFRAGLGGRMGDGGQYWSFISLHDEVAALRHLMDTPELSGPVNLTAPEPVTNREVTAAMGRVLRRPTPFPVPAAALKLVLGDFAADVLGSQRVVPGRLLSSGFTFAFPTIDDSIRAAAAR
- a CDS encoding GNAT family N-acetyltransferase; protein product: MTAPETFVIRAAQPGDAEPLGALDRAVWSPLHAVLPPPSEPHPPFFDERHRPADYLVAERSGVLLGYVRVARPTPLDSNAHVRQVQGLAVAGEARGQGVGRALLRAALAKARADGATRITLRVLGHNVPARALYEAEGFAVEGVLPGEFIVGGAPVDDVLMGRSLR